Proteins from a genomic interval of Neoarius graeffei isolate fNeoGra1 chromosome 24, fNeoGra1.pri, whole genome shotgun sequence:
- the LOC132872678 gene encoding uncharacterized protein LOC132872678: protein MVLRQLDCLIQRRRAVAPDPLRSSCWQASDELFQHHLVEDSFGVVVVGPQPPPAGVPELLAKRERSADFLQAQRAEALALLFRSAPHVLEDGPAEVRVGQLAVGGELEHGQLCFSREQGEEARCALLHRPPRGFGDLLKERDERLGVILRAHLGDGEGRRARGRSAGGPRRREEVPECLSIFLLGQHQGLEPLFLLLSEGE from the coding sequence atggtcctccgccagctcgactgcttgatccagcgacgccgggcggtggcacctgacccactccgcagttcctgctggcaagcgagtgacgaactgttccagcaccacctggtcgaggattccttcggcgtcgtggttgttggccctcagccaccgccagcaggcgtcccggagctgctggccaaacgcgaacgttcggccgacttcctccaagcgcagcgcgcggaagcgctggcgctgctgttccggagtgcgccccacgtgctggaggatggcccggcggaggtccgcgtaggccagctggcggtcggcggggagctggagcacggccagctgtgcttctcccgtgagcagggggaggaggcgcgctgcgcgctgctccatcggccaccccgaggcttcggcgacttgctcaaagagcgtgatgaacgcctcggggtcatcctgcgggcccatcttggtgacggtgaggggagacgggcccgtggtaggagcgctggtggaccccgccgacgcgaggaggtgccggaatgcctgtcgatcttcttgttgggccaacaccagggcctcgaaccgctcttcttgctcctttcggagggtgagtag